Genomic window (Candidatus Binataceae bacterium):
GTCCGACCGCATCCGCTGGGAGAACGAGCGCGGCAATGTGGTCGGCTCGATCCGCGCGATGACCGACGCAGCGCTCCTGGTGGACGGCGAAGGCGTTCTGCTGTTCGCCAACCGCGAAGCCCGGGAGCGCTTGGGCCTGGACGCCAACGGACTCAACGAGGGCAAGCCGTTGCGTTTGCTGCTGGGCGCCGCCCACCCCCTCATGCAACTGGTAGAGCCCGCCTTGAGCACCGGCACCGAGGTGCGCGGGGTGGCTTTTCGCCTGGATCGCGCCCATGGCGAACGAACCTACCTAGTGTCAATTTTTTCACTGGGCCAAGCCCAAGAATCCGCCGGCCTGCTGGTCATCATGCGCGACTTGCAGCAAGTGCGCGAGCTGGAATCGATCATCGAGCAATCCAGCCGCTTAGCCCGTTTGGGCGGCCTGTTGTCGGGCGTCGCCCATCAGATCCGCAAGCCGCTTAACGTGATGGTGTTACAGTTGGAGCTACTGCGTCAGGACGTGGAGGCAGGCAAGGCCCTGACCCCGCGAATCGAGCGCATCCGGCATGAAATCCGTCGTTTGGATGGTATAATCGATGCGCTGATGCGGTTTATGCGACCTGAGCAATTGAGACTTACGCAAGTTGACGTCAATCAACTGTTGCGGGAAATTGGCGCCCAAATAACTGCCAAGACCCGCGTCGAATACCAACTGGCCGAGACATTGCCATCGATTCAAGCCGACCGCGACCTGCTCGCCGAAGCCCTCAAGAATATCGCCAACAATGCGGTCGAGGCGATGGCCGAGGGTGGGGTTTTAAGTTTGCGTACCAGCAACTCGGGCGATGGTTTCGTCACGGTTCGAATAAGCGATCAGGGGGAAGGGATCGCGCCCGAAAACCTAGCCCACATCTTCAACCTCTATTTCACCACCAAAGAGGGTGGCAACGGGCTTGGCTTATCGCTGGCCGCGCGAGCGATCGACGTCCAAGGCGGATCGATCGATGTGGCCTCAGAAGTGGGCGTGGGGACCACCTTTACCATCAACTTGCCGACAGGCCAGAAAGCTCATGACCGGCTGGACGCCCAGGCGTAAGCCGGCCGGCTTGGCCTGCACTGCGATCCTGGCGGTGGGCTTAGCTGGCTGTACGACGCTCCCTGGCTTGCAAGCGTGGTGGCAGCCAGCGCCGCCCAAACCGCCGCCATCCGCGCCCGCCTCGAGCATGGTCCCCGCCGCGGTCTCGCAAGCGCCAACCGCGCCGCCGCCGCCG
Coding sequences:
- a CDS encoding ATP-binding protein → SDRIRWENERGNVVGSIRAMTDAALLVDGEGVLLFANREARERLGLDANGLNEGKPLRLLLGAAHPLMQLVEPALSTGTEVRGVAFRLDRAHGERTYLVSIFSLGQAQESAGLLVIMRDLQQVRELESIIEQSSRLARLGGLLSGVAHQIRKPLNVMVLQLELLRQDVEAGKALTPRIERIRHEIRRLDGIIDALMRFMRPEQLRLTQVDVNQLLREIGAQITAKTRVEYQLAETLPSIQADRDLLAEALKNIANNAVEAMAEGGVLSLRTSNSGDGFVTVRISDQGEGIAPENLAHIFNLYFTTKEGGNGLGLSLAARAIDVQGGSIDVASEVGVGTTFTINLPTGQKAHDRLDAQA